One stretch of Geoalkalibacter ferrihydriticus DSM 17813 DNA includes these proteins:
- a CDS encoding helix-turn-helix domain-containing protein yields the protein MADLNELSAQEIGRRLRLARENAGIRQDEAAQVIDTSRPTLVSIEKGTRRVRIQELQKLAHHYGVSVNALLRREAVHTDLIPRFRKMKETEDHHAAEAVQLLNDLVKAEVELENILGIERRRNYPPERGVNTGNVIELAEQHAQELRDWLGLGSGPVADLFTLIELDLGIRLYQRRLSSGSRVAGLFTYDSEIGACILLNANHPLERREQSAVHELGHFYGTRRSPEVLEEDERFQSREERYAHAFGRSFISPRRSFEMSFRQLTAGADKLTRRHVILLAHQYHISREACIRRLEELSLVKKGTWDWFEMNGGIKDKDAKMVLGEAALRPDPAKEEANQPLSHRMSLMAYEVWNRDLMSEGQLAELLKMGRIELRELLDQMAQGESNSDDLLKLNS from the coding sequence ATGGCCGATCTAAATGAACTCAGTGCACAAGAAATTGGTCGCCGCCTTCGACTTGCTCGCGAAAATGCGGGCATCCGCCAAGACGAAGCAGCACAGGTCATCGACACGTCGCGTCCGACTCTGGTGTCCATCGAAAAAGGCACGCGGCGCGTTCGCATCCAGGAACTTCAAAAACTTGCGCATCACTATGGGGTGTCTGTGAATGCTCTGCTGCGTCGCGAAGCCGTGCATACTGACTTGATTCCACGTTTCCGAAAAATGAAGGAAACCGAAGATCACCACGCCGCCGAAGCCGTTCAATTATTGAATGATCTGGTGAAAGCGGAAGTCGAGCTAGAAAACATCCTTGGCATTGAGCGCCGTAGAAATTATCCCCCGGAACGAGGTGTGAACACCGGCAATGTAATCGAACTTGCAGAGCAGCATGCACAAGAGTTGCGAGATTGGTTAGGCCTTGGTTCAGGGCCAGTAGCCGACCTATTTACCCTTATAGAACTGGACCTGGGTATCCGCCTCTATCAGCGGCGGTTGTCCTCGGGTTCAAGAGTAGCGGGGTTATTCACTTATGACTCAGAGATTGGGGCATGCATACTGCTAAACGCAAATCATCCCTTAGAACGACGTGAACAGTCTGCCGTGCATGAACTAGGTCACTTCTATGGAACGAGGCGCTCGCCTGAGGTTCTTGAAGAGGATGAACGCTTTCAGTCTCGGGAAGAGCGGTACGCTCATGCATTTGGTCGCTCCTTTATATCGCCGAGAAGAAGTTTCGAAATGAGCTTCCGTCAGTTAACTGCCGGCGCGGATAAGCTCACGAGACGGCATGTCATACTCCTAGCTCATCAATATCATATCTCACGTGAAGCCTGCATTCGTCGACTCGAAGAACTTAGCCTAGTTAAAAAAGGGACTTGGGACTGGTTTGAGATGAATGGCGGGATTAAGGACAAGGACGCGAAAATGGTACTCGGTGAGGCAGCCCTTAGGCCTGACCCTGCAAAGGAGGAAGCCAATCAGCCGCTGTCACACCGAATGAGCTTAATGGCCTATGAAGTTTGGAATCGCGATCTTATGTCTGAGGGGCAACTTGCAGAATTGTTAAAAATGGGTCGTATTGAGCTTCGGGAACTACTTGATCAAATGGCGCAGGGGGAGAGTAATTCGGATGACCTACTCAAGCTCAATAGCTAA
- a CDS encoding deoxynucleoside kinase, with translation MRICKDATQINKINRRIEICGGIASGKTTFATLLANAGFISIYEAFREVPFWKAFYADPVKYAFETEITFTLQHYHQIKKHPASNKFLACDYSFLLDMAYAEMGLKDSQLSAFKAVYLEIEKELSAPALVVHLQCDSEIELDRICSRGRNVEKNITLNFLRALNDAVSKQIEKAKMTTPILTIDSAKNNFAFDETVKKKMLEMVTTALAVGEKCQ, from the coding sequence ATGAGAATTTGCAAGGACGCAACTCAGATTAATAAAATAAATAGAAGAATAGAGATCTGCGGTGGAATAGCTTCGGGTAAAACTACTTTTGCAACTTTATTGGCCAATGCAGGCTTCATAAGCATTTATGAAGCGTTTCGCGAGGTTCCTTTTTGGAAGGCATTTTATGCCGACCCCGTCAAATATGCATTTGAGACAGAAATAACCTTTACCCTTCAGCATTATCATCAAATAAAGAAACATCCTGCATCAAACAAATTTTTAGCTTGTGACTATTCTTTTCTGCTGGATATGGCTTACGCTGAAATGGGTTTGAAAGATTCGCAGCTATCCGCCTTTAAAGCAGTGTATTTAGAAATTGAGAAGGAGTTAAGCGCACCTGCTCTGGTCGTTCATCTTCAGTGTGATTCTGAAATTGAATTAGATCGTATCTGCTCTCGTGGCAGGAATGTCGAAAAGAACATCACACTCAACTTTCTCAGAGCCTTAAATGATGCCGTTTCTAAACAAATTGAAAAAGCAAAAATGACAACACCGATTCTGACGATTGATAGTGCAAAAAATAATTTTGCCTTTGATGAGACAGTGAAAAAGAAGATGCTGGAGATGGTAACGACAGCCTTGGCAGTTGGTGAAAAATGTCAGTGA
- a CDS encoding PIN domain-containing protein has product MTYSSSIANELSPLVLDTSVLINLHACKSGGRILSALPNEILVPEIVVSELKHETSRSNGEHQFLQNLIAAEIVEVFDLDEKGYEVYGELVLGRFSLDDGEAATIATAARLSCLPVIDDQKGRNLCQSHLPDREPAWSLDLFCHPHVVAILGEELSVNAIYLALHDGRMRIHKEHCDYVVSLIGAQRAIECPSLPGYKAKKPQWGRATHSGL; this is encoded by the coding sequence ATGACCTACTCAAGCTCAATAGCTAACGAGCTCTCACCGCTGGTGCTTGATACGAGTGTTCTGATAAATCTTCATGCGTGTAAAAGTGGGGGACGTATTCTCAGTGCCCTGCCGAACGAAATTCTGGTGCCAGAGATTGTGGTTTCAGAATTGAAGCATGAAACGAGCAGGAGCAATGGAGAGCATCAATTTCTTCAGAACTTGATTGCTGCCGAAATAGTGGAAGTGTTCGATCTGGATGAGAAGGGATATGAGGTCTACGGCGAGCTTGTATTGGGTCGCTTTTCACTGGATGACGGCGAGGCGGCGACTATTGCTACGGCGGCGCGATTAAGTTGTTTGCCCGTTATTGACGATCAAAAGGGACGGAACCTCTGCCAATCTCACTTGCCAGATCGAGAGCCGGCCTGGTCACTTGATCTTTTCTGCCATCCGCATGTGGTTGCAATCTTGGGAGAAGAGCTGTCAGTAAATGCCATATATCTTGCTTTACACGACGGTCGGATGAGGATTCACAAGGAACATTGTGACTATGTCGTCAGCCTTATTGGCGCTCAACGTGCCATCGAGTGTCCCAGCCTTCCGGGCTACAAGGCGAAGAAGCCTCAGTGGGGAAGGGCAACGCATAGCGGGTTATAG
- a CDS encoding 7-cyano-7-deazaguanine synthase — translation MNYNGKNSYGLTLLLVENNNKKAQIGQNGATVAEIGKEITFNPAILDTYNYEGWKPLHYDLLVVCAAVEFADCRCQRRPTQWHRPFQITVPVWELERWQQPEVKKYLVETLRHLTGDDWQFSFVQAMSSGPNEHRQHSLPFANNKDFAIAYSEGLDSRCVSGIYDQGDIAVRVRVSKHKDKINKTERPFDRIPFDAKPRPSPESSVRSRGFKFAAITAIAGQLSGVSKIIVPESGQGALGPVLVPLHNIYSDYRNHPTFFRRMEKFLDALLEYSVIYKQPRLWFTKGQTISAFLAQTGRPEKDLFDTRSCWQTRHNVQVDGKRRQCGICAACLLRRMSMHAAGVVEPDDTYAFANLMTTDFKDALPQNFHGKPTKSIIEYGSVGSRHLQQLSELAAQPDNILLRDAFEISRATGMSQQETMTKLKTLLSKHSQEWFDFINAQGEKSFLHIWTKGGRYGRSK, via the coding sequence ATACCTACAACTATGAGGGTTGGAAGCCGCTACATTATGACTTGTTAGTAGTATGTGCCGCTGTCGAGTTTGCCGATTGCCGCTGTCAACGTCGCCCTACGCAATGGCATCGTCCTTTTCAAATTACCGTCCCTGTGTGGGAGTTGGAACGTTGGCAACAGCCAGAAGTCAAAAAGTATCTCGTCGAGACCCTGCGTCATCTGACGGGTGATGATTGGCAATTTTCTTTTGTTCAAGCTATGTCCTCTGGCCCTAATGAGCACCGCCAACACTCTCTCCCTTTCGCTAATAATAAAGACTTCGCCATAGCCTATAGCGAGGGGCTCGACTCACGGTGTGTGTCTGGTATTTACGACCAAGGGGATATAGCCGTTCGAGTCCGGGTTTCGAAACACAAGGACAAGATCAACAAAACCGAGCGCCCGTTTGACCGGATTCCTTTCGATGCCAAACCCAGGCCATCACCAGAGAGCAGCGTACGTTCCAGAGGATTTAAGTTCGCGGCAATAACCGCAATAGCTGGGCAGCTTTCCGGTGTTAGCAAAATAATTGTCCCTGAGAGTGGTCAGGGGGCCCTCGGCCCGGTGTTGGTGCCGCTACACAATATCTACTCAGACTACCGAAATCATCCAACCTTCTTTCGAAGGATGGAGAAATTTCTTGACGCACTTCTGGAGTACTCAGTCATTTACAAGCAACCCCGTCTCTGGTTCACCAAAGGGCAAACTATTTCGGCCTTTCTGGCCCAAACGGGGAGGCCCGAAAAGGACCTATTTGATACGCGCTCCTGCTGGCAAACGCGGCACAATGTCCAGGTGGATGGAAAACGCCGGCAGTGCGGCATTTGCGCAGCCTGCTTGCTTCGGCGAATGAGCATGCACGCCGCAGGCGTTGTCGAGCCCGATGATACCTATGCTTTCGCTAATTTAATGACGACCGACTTCAAGGATGCCTTGCCACAAAACTTCCACGGAAAACCGACCAAATCCATCATCGAGTATGGCAGTGTTGGGTCAAGGCATTTACAGCAGCTATCAGAATTAGCAGCTCAGCCCGATAACATCTTGCTCCGAGACGCATTTGAGATTTCCCGGGCAACCGGCATGTCACAACAGGAGACAATGACTAAATTGAAAACTCTTTTGTCGAAACATTCTCAAGAATGGTTCGATTTTATTAACGCCCAAGGAGAGAAAAGCTTTTTACACATTTGGACCAAAGGAGGGCGTTATGGCCGATCTAAATGA